A DNA window from Luteolibacter luteus contains the following coding sequences:
- a CDS encoding SMP-30/gluconolactonase/LRE family protein, with translation MKLAALLCLLPLAALHAEGPYPVDPASLRQEGVPKGVTTKHSFSGSKIYPGTERAYWLHVPAQYDASKPACLMVFQDGGGYVSENGANKIPIVFDNLIAKGEMPVTIGLFVDPGVVPAQNGEAQPRFNRSYEYDAFSADYARFLIEELIPVVAKDYNVSTNPDHRAICGASSGGIAAFNVAWQRPDAFRRVYSMIGTYIGLRGADEFPVLVRKTETKPLRVFLQDGSNDLNIYCGDWWVANQDMLSALKFSGYEVNNEWGEGKHSHEHGGAIMPQVLRWLWKDFPKPVETHYDECRSRMKEMLVAGEDWQLVSEGHGFTEGPVPGPDGSVFFTDIPKNLIHRVAADGSVSVFLENTRGTNGLAFGPDGRLYGCRAGSGEIVSWDIATKEEKIHAKDIKANDLVVANDGTIYATEPPKKAVWIIRPGQEKVMGTDRCNGVNGITLTPDQTGVEIADPSGRYVWAATRLADGSLANVQPYHHLHLPPADPDPRSRADGMTMTRDGWLLVATAMGVQICDQPGRVNFIIPPPPGARFPSNLCFAGPDLKTLYATAGDKVFKRQTKLTGVLAWEKPVMPPKPGL, from the coding sequence ATGAAACTCGCCGCGCTCCTTTGCCTCCTGCCCCTTGCCGCACTTCACGCGGAGGGACCCTATCCCGTCGATCCCGCCTCCCTTCGTCAGGAGGGAGTGCCGAAGGGAGTGACAACCAAGCACTCTTTTTCCGGCAGCAAGATCTACCCCGGAACCGAGCGCGCCTATTGGCTGCACGTGCCCGCACAATACGATGCCTCCAAGCCAGCCTGCCTGATGGTCTTTCAGGACGGCGGTGGCTATGTGAGCGAAAACGGCGCGAACAAGATCCCGATCGTTTTCGACAACTTGATCGCGAAGGGCGAGATGCCCGTAACCATCGGCCTCTTCGTCGATCCCGGCGTGGTCCCGGCCCAGAACGGTGAGGCCCAGCCGCGTTTCAACCGCAGCTATGAATACGATGCCTTCAGTGCCGACTACGCCCGTTTCCTGATCGAGGAGCTGATCCCGGTGGTGGCAAAGGACTACAACGTCAGCACCAATCCCGATCATCGCGCGATCTGCGGTGCCTCTTCGGGTGGCATCGCTGCATTCAATGTCGCGTGGCAGCGCCCGGATGCCTTTCGTCGCGTGTATTCGATGATCGGAACCTACATCGGGCTCAGGGGTGCAGACGAGTTTCCGGTCTTGGTGCGCAAGACCGAAACCAAACCTCTCCGGGTTTTCCTGCAGGATGGATCGAATGACCTGAATATCTACTGCGGCGACTGGTGGGTGGCGAATCAGGACATGCTCTCCGCGCTGAAGTTCTCCGGCTATGAAGTGAACAATGAATGGGGCGAGGGAAAGCACTCCCATGAGCACGGCGGTGCGATCATGCCGCAGGTGCTGCGCTGGCTGTGGAAGGATTTCCCGAAGCCGGTGGAGACTCACTACGATGAATGTCGTAGCCGGATGAAGGAGATGCTGGTCGCCGGTGAAGACTGGCAACTGGTCAGCGAAGGTCACGGCTTCACCGAAGGTCCGGTTCCCGGACCGGATGGCAGCGTCTTCTTCACGGATATCCCGAAGAATCTCATTCACCGCGTGGCCGCCGATGGCAGTGTCTCCGTCTTCCTTGAGAATACCCGGGGCACGAATGGCCTCGCTTTCGGTCCCGATGGTCGCCTCTACGGCTGTCGTGCAGGCAGCGGTGAGATCGTCTCATGGGACATCGCGACGAAGGAGGAGAAGATCCACGCCAAGGACATCAAGGCGAATGATCTCGTGGTCGCGAATGACGGCACCATCTACGCCACTGAACCGCCGAAGAAAGCCGTGTGGATCATTCGTCCTGGCCAGGAAAAGGTGATGGGCACGGATCGCTGCAATGGCGTGAACGGCATTACGCTCACGCCGGATCAGACCGGCGTGGAGATTGCCGATCCCTCCGGTCGCTACGTGTGGGCCGCGACACGTCTGGCGGATGGCTCGCTTGCGAATGTTCAGCCTTATCATCACCTGCATCTCCCGCCCGCGGATCCCGATCCGCGCAGCCGCGCCGATGGCATGACCATGACCCGTGATGGCTGGCTGCTTGTCGCCACGGCCATGGGTGTCCAGATCTGCGATCAACCGGGACGGGTGAACTTCATCATCCCGCCACCACCGGGCGCGCGCTTCCCTTCAAACCTTTGCTTCGCCGGACCGGACCTGAAAACCCTCTACGCCACTGCTGGCGACAAGGTCTTCAAGCGCCAGACGAAACTCACCGGCGTTCTCGCCTGGGAAAAGCCCGTCATGCCCCCGAAGCCAGGGCTCTGA
- a CDS encoding excinuclease ABC subunit UvrB — translation MPFKLSSEYSPQGDQAQAIAKLVKSIRAGNVHQTLLGVTGSGKTFTMANIIEQIGKPTLIMSHNKTLAAQLFSEFKNFFPNNAVEYFVSYFDYYQPEAYIPRTDTYIEKDSSINDEIERLRLSTMGSLLTREDTIVIASVSCIYGLGSPDDYEGMMVPVWVGQQIRRDDFLQSLVAILFERNDIAFGRGKFRVRGDVVEVHPAYLDETAIRVEFFGDEIDRITSIDTLTGAAIDRMDKHTFFPAKQFVTPGDKMKKAIVEIRKEAEERVAWFEKEGKLIEAQRLRMRTDYDIEMMQEMGFCQGIENYSRHLTGRPPGSRPHTLLDFFPDDYLLMMDESHVTIPQVGGMYEGDKSRKTVLVDHGFRLPSALDNRPLRFDEFMQMTKQRLYVSATPGPFEIVNSRPENKRYIPVKGRGDDRGFTHIDLKKLRITPSGSAEPVDAFDPGKAGKALVVEQIIRPTGLLDPTLLLRPLKHQIDETIELCRQRVEKGERVLVTTLTKKTAEDLSEYLQGTGLKVRYIHADIDTVERVEILRQLRAAAFDILVGINLLREGLDLPEVSLVCILDADKEGFLRNETSLIQTAGRAARHLNGQCVLFCDEVTDSIQRLIDVTEYRRSRQMAHNEEHGITPQSVKRAVQESLQLYSNQRQAADKLSSSLVAEDEEAYDKVRVIAELEKEMLEASAKLEFERAAHLRDQINALKDGTPAASAPKQKVSYPKAGRGRKK, via the coding sequence ATGCCCTTCAAACTCTCCAGCGAGTATTCCCCACAAGGCGATCAGGCCCAAGCGATTGCCAAGCTCGTAAAGTCGATCCGGGCGGGCAATGTCCACCAAACCCTGCTGGGCGTTACCGGATCAGGGAAGACTTTCACGATGGCGAACATCATCGAGCAGATCGGGAAACCGACGCTGATCATGAGCCACAACAAGACGCTGGCGGCGCAGCTCTTTTCCGAGTTCAAGAACTTCTTCCCGAACAACGCGGTCGAATACTTCGTCTCCTACTTCGACTACTACCAGCCGGAGGCCTACATCCCGCGGACGGACACCTACATCGAGAAGGATTCCTCGATCAACGACGAGATCGAGCGCCTACGCCTCTCGACGATGGGATCGCTGCTGACGCGCGAGGACACGATCGTGATCGCCTCGGTATCCTGCATCTACGGCTTGGGTTCGCCGGATGACTACGAGGGCATGATGGTGCCGGTGTGGGTAGGCCAGCAGATCCGGCGCGATGATTTCCTGCAATCGCTCGTCGCGATTCTTTTCGAGCGAAATGACATCGCGTTCGGACGCGGCAAGTTCCGCGTGCGCGGGGACGTGGTCGAGGTTCATCCTGCCTACCTTGATGAGACCGCAATCCGCGTGGAGTTCTTCGGCGATGAGATCGACCGCATCACCAGCATCGACACGCTGACCGGTGCGGCGATCGACCGGATGGACAAGCACACCTTCTTCCCGGCGAAGCAGTTCGTCACGCCGGGCGACAAGATGAAGAAGGCGATCGTGGAGATCCGCAAGGAGGCGGAGGAGCGCGTGGCGTGGTTCGAGAAAGAGGGCAAGCTGATCGAGGCCCAGCGGCTGCGCATGCGGACCGACTACGACATCGAGATGATGCAGGAGATGGGCTTCTGCCAGGGGATCGAAAACTATTCCCGCCACCTCACCGGACGCCCGCCGGGCTCACGTCCGCACACGCTGCTGGATTTCTTCCCGGATGACTACCTGCTGATGATGGACGAAAGCCACGTCACAATCCCACAGGTGGGGGGCATGTATGAAGGCGACAAAAGCCGGAAGACGGTGCTGGTGGACCATGGTTTCCGCCTGCCCAGCGCGCTGGATAACCGGCCGCTGCGCTTCGACGAATTCATGCAGATGACGAAGCAGCGTCTCTATGTCTCCGCGACGCCGGGGCCTTTCGAGATCGTGAACTCCCGTCCGGAGAACAAGCGCTACATCCCGGTGAAGGGACGGGGTGATGACCGTGGCTTCACGCACATCGATCTCAAGAAGCTACGCATCACACCGAGCGGCAGCGCCGAACCGGTGGATGCCTTCGATCCCGGGAAAGCTGGCAAGGCCCTGGTCGTGGAGCAGATTATCCGACCTACCGGGCTTCTGGACCCGACGCTGCTCTTGCGACCACTCAAACATCAGATCGATGAAACCATCGAGCTGTGCCGCCAGCGTGTCGAGAAAGGCGAGCGCGTGCTGGTCACAACGCTCACCAAGAAGACGGCGGAAGATCTTTCCGAGTATCTCCAAGGCACCGGTTTGAAGGTGCGATACATCCATGCGGACATCGACACGGTGGAGCGTGTGGAGATCCTGCGGCAGCTCCGCGCCGCTGCTTTCGATATTCTCGTGGGCATCAACCTCCTCCGGGAAGGACTGGACCTTCCGGAAGTCTCGCTGGTCTGCATCCTGGATGCGGACAAGGAAGGCTTCCTCCGCAACGAGACGAGCTTGATCCAGACAGCTGGGCGCGCCGCCCGCCACCTCAATGGGCAGTGCGTGCTCTTCTGCGATGAAGTGACGGATTCCATCCAGCGCCTGATCGATGTGACGGAGTATCGCCGGAGCCGGCAGATGGCGCACAACGAGGAGCACGGGATCACGCCACAGAGCGTGAAGCGTGCGGTGCAGGAAAGCCTGCAGCTCTACTCGAACCAGCGCCAAGCCGCCGACAAGCTCAGCAGCTCGCTAGTGGCTGAGGACGAGGAAGCCTACGACAAGGTGCGTGTCATCGCAGAACTGGAGAAGGAGATGCTCGAGGCTTCCGCGAAGCTGGAGTTCGAGCGCGCCGCCCACCTGCGGGATCAGATCAATGCGCTGAAGGACGGGACTCCGGCCGCTTCGGCACCGAAGCAGAAGGTTTCCTACCCGAAGGCGGGACGCGGGAGGAAAAAGTAG
- a CDS encoding archaemetzincin, with protein MWFPLATLLASFGVALMAFEVPDKARRTSAAGSLLSLSPKLRRAFSDQGEFKPKSEPTGFDWLGQHEEPGQTFDQYLASRPNIPGSVRKKLYILPIGEFEKGIAPDLEKLKSYTAAYYHPLKVEMLPVISDAAVPAKERTNQGKKQWKSTDILDWLPKKLPSDGYAMIAVTMTDLYPDEAWNFVFGQASLRERVGIFSFARYHPKWSGGEANAGTEKLVLRRATKILTHEMGHMFGIRHCIHYECNMNGANHLEEADATPMNLCPVCLRKLYYAVRFNPVERYGEMLRFYTANGFEEEATWTRQRIGAIEVAAD; from the coding sequence ATGTGGTTTCCCCTCGCTACCCTGCTCGCGTCGTTCGGCGTCGCCCTCATGGCCTTCGAGGTGCCGGACAAGGCCCGGCGCACTTCCGCTGCGGGGTCGCTGCTGAGCCTTTCACCCAAACTGCGGCGGGCTTTCAGCGACCAAGGAGAGTTCAAGCCGAAGAGCGAGCCCACCGGCTTCGACTGGCTGGGGCAGCATGAGGAACCCGGCCAGACCTTCGACCAATATCTCGCATCGCGGCCGAACATCCCGGGATCGGTGCGGAAGAAACTCTACATCCTGCCGATCGGGGAGTTCGAGAAGGGCATTGCGCCAGACTTGGAGAAGCTCAAGAGCTACACGGCAGCCTATTACCATCCCCTCAAGGTCGAGATGCTCCCTGTCATTTCGGATGCAGCGGTGCCTGCCAAGGAGCGAACGAATCAGGGGAAGAAACAGTGGAAGAGCACCGACATTCTCGACTGGCTGCCAAAGAAGCTCCCCTCTGACGGCTACGCGATGATCGCGGTGACCATGACCGACCTCTATCCGGACGAAGCGTGGAACTTTGTCTTCGGGCAGGCTTCCTTGAGAGAACGTGTGGGAATATTCAGCTTTGCCCGCTACCATCCCAAGTGGTCAGGCGGCGAGGCTAACGCCGGGACGGAGAAGCTGGTCCTGCGCCGTGCGACGAAAATCCTTACTCACGAAATGGGGCACATGTTCGGCATCCGCCACTGCATCCACTACGAGTGCAACATGAACGGGGCGAACCACTTGGAGGAAGCGGATGCCACGCCCATGAACCTGTGCCCGGTGTGCCTGCGAAAACTATATTATGCGGTCCGGTTCAATCCAGTGGAGCGGTATGGCGAGATGCTGAGGTTTTACACGGCGAATGGCTTCGAGGAAGAAGCAACGTGGACGAGGCAGAGGATCGGGGCGATCGAGGTAGCTGCCGACTAG
- a CDS encoding CvfB family protein has protein sequence MSKQGVQPAALRGIAVESSWTSRRFCPTLSRMANIGERATLTILREQPFGLFLDAGDELGEVLLPRREMPVKWNIGGEVDVFLYHDSEDRPVATMKRPKVMPGEFAYLEVLSINAVGAFLDWGLPKDLLLPFREQKERLEVGKSYVVHVHVDEASGRIVATRRLNKYLNKTLPKYEEGQEVDLMLYGKTELGYKAIIEGRHSGVLFANEVFRRLRAGEKTKGYVVQVRPDGKVDLSLYPPGRAKINDLESRIEDELKKRGGFMGLNDSSPAEAIHQVLGVSKKAFKQATGALFKKRKISIGDDGIRLTE, from the coding sequence GTGTCGAAGCAGGGAGTCCAGCCTGCCGCGCTGCGCGGAATCGCGGTGGAATCGTCATGGACGTCACGGCGCTTTTGCCCGACCCTTTCCCGCATGGCGAATATCGGCGAGCGCGCCACCCTGACGATCCTGCGCGAACAACCCTTCGGACTCTTCCTCGATGCCGGGGACGAGTTGGGGGAAGTGCTGTTGCCGCGCCGCGAGATGCCGGTGAAATGGAATATCGGCGGCGAAGTCGATGTCTTCCTCTACCACGACTCCGAGGATCGTCCTGTGGCGACGATGAAACGCCCGAAGGTGATGCCCGGCGAATTCGCTTACCTTGAAGTGCTTTCGATCAACGCCGTGGGAGCCTTCCTTGACTGGGGCCTGCCAAAGGACCTCCTTCTGCCATTCCGCGAGCAGAAGGAACGCTTGGAGGTCGGCAAGTCCTACGTCGTCCATGTGCATGTGGATGAAGCCAGCGGTCGCATCGTCGCCACCCGCCGGCTGAACAAGTACCTCAACAAGACCCTGCCGAAGTATGAGGAAGGCCAGGAGGTGGACCTGATGCTCTACGGCAAGACTGAACTAGGCTACAAGGCGATCATCGAAGGCCGGCACAGTGGCGTGCTTTTTGCGAACGAAGTCTTCCGCCGACTGCGTGCCGGGGAAAAGACCAAGGGCTACGTCGTGCAGGTCCGGCCCGATGGGAAAGTGGACCTTTCCCTCTATCCCCCCGGTCGCGCGAAGATCAACGACCTCGAAAGCCGCATCGAGGATGAGCTGAAGAAGCGTGGAGGCTTCATGGGCTTGAATGATTCCAGCCCGGCCGAGGCCATTCACCAGGTGCTCGGAGTGAGTAAGAAAGCCTTCAAGCAGGCGACCGGTGCGCTCTTCAAGAAGCGGAAGATCAGCATCGGCGATGATGGCATCCGCCTCACTGAATGA
- a CDS encoding SGNH/GDSL hydrolase family protein encodes MKLPLLPLFLALQGPLLAAEQIVTLGDSLTFAYEGEFGFKKNVLGTVYGDGMPNTVRNWIETLSSTNYRNAYFDQGARKNLTLQFGLGSIFFRNEYNWAIPGLKVDAMRRFVLGEATFTELLAESDDFEAVVTALDFSNFSDATHFNHAEMVNQITSSAERLVFFIGGNDVRGIYGTVYNGGSAGTFADDFINDADAILDRIRTLNPNIPIVVVAVPHIGITPDIKSTSPTDPVKTPRVTALLADLNARLKTVADEHGAGFADIFTPTLPLLGSGSYGIHGIPFNNSGSKTGDLNYIWLNGQLSANFHPNTNMQLEIANIIVRAFNNRYGSEVAPLSATEMLVTALQKTSTQANMNFASWMTGFGLTGGLENSDADGDGIPAGVEFATGLNPNIQDADLIRTSLVSGGSQLQLAYPKRLPSSAFFTLQAASSTSLVPPFTPVASTAGADGLNRATIPSGGGRGFLRLEATVAP; translated from the coding sequence ATGAAACTCCCCCTTCTCCCTTTGTTTCTGGCCCTGCAGGGGCCTCTGCTAGCCGCCGAGCAGATCGTGACTCTCGGAGACTCCCTGACCTTCGCCTACGAAGGTGAATTCGGCTTCAAGAAGAACGTCTTGGGCACCGTTTATGGGGACGGGATGCCGAACACGGTCCGGAATTGGATCGAGACGCTTTCTTCTACGAACTATAGAAACGCCTATTTCGACCAAGGCGCGCGCAAGAACCTCACGCTTCAGTTCGGACTCGGCTCCATCTTCTTCCGCAATGAGTACAACTGGGCCATCCCCGGCCTCAAGGTCGATGCCATGCGGCGCTTCGTATTGGGAGAGGCTACCTTCACGGAACTACTGGCGGAAAGCGATGACTTCGAAGCGGTCGTTACCGCTTTGGATTTCTCCAATTTCAGCGACGCGACTCATTTCAACCATGCGGAGATGGTGAATCAGATCACCAGCAGTGCGGAGCGCCTGGTGTTTTTCATCGGGGGCAATGACGTCCGCGGAATTTACGGGACGGTCTACAACGGCGGTTCGGCCGGCACCTTCGCTGATGACTTTATCAATGACGCAGATGCAATCCTCGACCGGATCCGCACGCTGAATCCAAACATTCCCATCGTGGTGGTCGCCGTGCCACACATCGGGATCACGCCCGACATCAAGTCCACCTCGCCAACGGATCCGGTGAAAACGCCACGCGTGACGGCGCTGCTGGCGGATCTCAATGCGCGTCTGAAGACAGTGGCTGACGAGCATGGTGCGGGATTCGCTGACATCTTCACGCCGACGCTTCCGCTGCTGGGTTCCGGCTCCTACGGTATCCATGGCATTCCGTTCAACAACTCGGGGTCCAAAACCGGAGATCTCAACTACATTTGGCTCAATGGCCAATTGAGCGCGAACTTCCACCCGAACACGAACATGCAGCTCGAGATCGCGAACATCATCGTTCGCGCTTTCAACAATCGCTACGGAAGCGAGGTCGCCCCGCTCTCTGCGACCGAGATGTTGGTAACAGCGCTGCAGAAAACATCCACGCAGGCCAACATGAACTTCGCTTCCTGGATGACCGGCTTCGGACTGACCGGAGGCTTGGAGAATTCCGATGCCGATGGCGACGGCATTCCGGCGGGAGTGGAGTTTGCCACGGGCTTGAATCCGAACATCCAAGATGCCGACCTGATCCGCACCTCGCTGGTATCGGGAGGCAGCCAGCTGCAACTGGCGTATCCGAAGCGCTTGCCAAGCTCGGCTTTCTTCACGCTGCAGGCAGCCAGCTCGACTTCGCTGGTGCCACCCTTCACTCCCGTAGCTTCCACGGCAGGAGCAGACGGCCTCAACCGGGCGACGATTCCGAGCGGAGGCGGCAGGGGCTTCCTGCGCTTAGAAGCGACGGTCGCCCCTTGA
- a CDS encoding plasmid pRiA4b ORF-3 family protein has product MSSPRITVKVFLYRITPQIWRKFSVPASFNFLQLNDAIQDAMGWENKHPHEFRHGSGKNLKDVIGPVGLADQVPVGGEFQDELKVTLTDFIGKKRLPLRLLYRYDFAEDWIHEVVLEKKEDSDLEGPIMIDGARACPPEDFGGVFQYMEALQGQIGWYRGEYDPEAFDIKEVVFGGKKRNPKKRKLR; this is encoded by the coding sequence ATGTCCTCGCCGCGCATCACCGTCAAAGTTTTCCTCTACCGGATCACGCCGCAGATCTGGCGGAAGTTCTCGGTGCCTGCTTCCTTTAACTTCCTCCAGCTCAATGACGCCATCCAGGATGCGATGGGCTGGGAGAACAAGCATCCGCATGAGTTCCGTCACGGCTCCGGCAAGAATTTGAAGGACGTGATCGGTCCGGTCGGCCTCGCCGACCAAGTGCCCGTCGGCGGCGAGTTCCAAGACGAGCTGAAGGTCACCCTCACCGACTTCATCGGCAAGAAGCGCCTGCCCCTGCGGCTCCTCTATCGCTACGACTTCGCGGAAGATTGGATCCACGAAGTGGTGCTGGAGAAAAAGGAGGACAGCGATCTCGAAGGCCCGATCATGATCGATGGAGCCCGCGCCTGTCCGCCCGAAGATTTCGGCGGGGTCTTCCAATACATGGAAGCCCTCCAAGGCCAGATCGGCTGGTATCGCGGCGAATACGACCCCGAAGCTTTCGATATCAAAGAAGTGGTCTTCGGCGGCAAGAAGCGCAATCCGAAGAAGCGCAAGCTGCGCTGA
- a CDS encoding FG-GAP repeat protein encodes MKALPCILRVLSALAAMLALPSMAQVARPYPDATLLPSSQTRQVNLSAAGNSAVVIALPSSTALIHERDAATGTWSEVQMLNGNYTAVALNREGTHFAIARTGQIDLYFRSGPGTWSLYGVAAVPLGYAVKKLALDGERLVALVDTQGSVVPGGNLVRIYEYNAADWDLTKQITINDTADLVQVGRESVVSDFSLSGSRLAVSSVTEGCVRIHERDLGLPGSWNVAKEITATGAGVDSLGLSVALNGSRFATSTRKGANTRLDVFSQNAGGANQWGASGTLITVPLSEIETLQAQVDTTTGWLGVMGTPSIGTLSTLNPPQCHAWIFRGVGGGAENWTHAADFTVRRPALFAGPAIGMGFAGEDFLYGFGPPQTANLSALWLASVHRRSTGGADGWQLQQTLKGPESAARMGRSMAVSGGFVAVGMPDDSAAGIGSGSVMVWYRVPTPGNSVWIPVGRFQANVPTAGANFGKSVAVIEGSSSEDWLAVGAPGENSNRGAVYLFRLFNSGPTTATKRVVASPLDSADNFGSSVSLWKNNHLAVGSPGDDDAGSNAGAVFIFDQGFGGTNNWGLRKKIPRPAGETHPGFGTSVAFTDDLLCATLPALGTATGKIFAHAPNQGGTENWGQVSFKTAPAGSPPGFPAALGANATQETVVVGAPGDVPAVPGKAYLFGLDASGAWEDIVPFGGTAAEGHGFGTAVAISGARIVIGNPLFGSSGKTFSYDIPVLSSPPAFTLMCTREGSPGDAVGSAVGAMPLLSLSAAPWSDLAAADGGAVFVDRAGAYELWAASRGAAFTQWLPEEDPDGDGLSNLGEFGMGGNPLSGSSRPALVMSRTTFTNTSTTFAAMRWDRPSLPYSVGGLNYQMRRSSDLLRWNNASPDGGLGLGDPPGRYFRILGGRGFFRIDFQYPTNPSIALDVVE; translated from the coding sequence ATGAAAGCTCTCCCTTGCATTCTGCGCGTCCTCTCCGCGCTGGCGGCAATGCTCGCCCTTCCCAGCATGGCCCAAGTAGCGCGTCCCTACCCGGACGCCACGCTGCTGCCCTCCTCGCAGACCCGACAGGTGAATCTTTCCGCGGCGGGCAATTCCGCCGTAGTCATCGCCCTGCCAAGCTCCACCGCCCTGATCCATGAGCGTGATGCCGCCACCGGCACGTGGTCCGAGGTCCAGATGCTCAACGGCAACTACACCGCGGTCGCTCTAAATCGCGAGGGCACCCATTTCGCCATCGCGAGGACGGGCCAGATCGACCTGTATTTCCGATCCGGGCCCGGCACTTGGAGTCTCTACGGCGTGGCCGCGGTCCCTCTCGGCTACGCGGTCAAGAAGCTCGCGCTCGATGGGGAGCGGCTGGTGGCCCTGGTAGACACCCAGGGCTCGGTCGTTCCCGGCGGCAATCTGGTGCGGATTTACGAATACAACGCCGCGGATTGGGACCTGACAAAACAGATCACCATCAATGACACCGCGGATCTCGTGCAAGTCGGCCGGGAAAGCGTGGTCTCCGATTTCTCCCTGAGCGGAAGCCGCCTGGCGGTCAGCTCTGTCACGGAGGGCTGCGTCCGCATCCATGAGCGGGATCTGGGATTACCCGGAAGCTGGAATGTCGCCAAAGAAATCACGGCCACCGGTGCTGGAGTCGATTCCCTGGGACTGAGCGTCGCCTTAAACGGATCAAGATTCGCCACCTCCACTCGCAAAGGAGCGAATACCCGGCTGGATGTCTTCAGCCAGAATGCAGGCGGCGCGAACCAGTGGGGTGCCTCTGGCACGCTCATCACGGTTCCCCTATCGGAGATCGAAACCTTGCAGGCCCAGGTCGACACGACCACCGGCTGGCTCGGGGTCATGGGGACGCCTTCGATCGGCACACTCAGCACCTTGAACCCTCCGCAGTGCCACGCGTGGATCTTCCGCGGGGTAGGAGGGGGCGCCGAAAACTGGACGCATGCCGCAGACTTCACGGTGAGGCGACCCGCGCTCTTTGCCGGCCCGGCGATTGGCATGGGCTTCGCTGGAGAGGATTTCCTCTACGGCTTCGGTCCCCCTCAGACCGCCAATCTTTCCGCGCTATGGCTAGCCTCTGTCCACCGTCGTAGCACCGGCGGCGCCGATGGCTGGCAATTGCAGCAGACCCTGAAGGGTCCGGAATCGGCGGCGAGGATGGGAAGGTCGATGGCGGTCTCCGGAGGCTTCGTGGCGGTAGGCATGCCGGACGACAGTGCCGCAGGGATCGGAAGTGGCAGCGTGATGGTATGGTATCGCGTTCCTACGCCCGGCAACTCGGTCTGGATTCCAGTCGGTCGCTTCCAAGCCAATGTTCCCACAGCGGGTGCCAATTTCGGAAAGAGCGTGGCCGTTATCGAAGGCAGCAGTAGTGAAGATTGGCTGGCGGTCGGCGCGCCCGGAGAAAACTCCAATCGCGGTGCGGTTTATCTTTTCAGGCTGTTCAACTCGGGCCCAACGACGGCCACCAAGCGGGTGGTCGCCTCTCCCCTCGATTCCGCTGATAACTTCGGAAGCAGTGTTTCCCTATGGAAGAACAATCACCTGGCGGTGGGCTCTCCCGGCGATGATGATGCAGGCTCCAACGCAGGCGCGGTCTTCATTTTCGATCAAGGCTTCGGCGGCACCAACAACTGGGGCCTGCGAAAGAAAATCCCGCGCCCCGCCGGGGAGACACATCCCGGCTTCGGGACCTCGGTCGCCTTCACGGATGACCTGCTCTGCGCGACCCTGCCCGCGCTGGGTACGGCGACGGGAAAAATTTTCGCCCACGCTCCAAACCAGGGAGGAACCGAGAACTGGGGGCAGGTCTCCTTCAAAACGGCTCCTGCCGGATCGCCGCCGGGATTTCCCGCCGCACTCGGGGCAAACGCGACGCAGGAAACCGTGGTGGTAGGGGCACCCGGCGATGTTCCCGCCGTACCGGGGAAGGCTTACCTTTTCGGACTGGATGCTTCCGGAGCCTGGGAGGACATTGTGCCATTCGGCGGCACGGCCGCGGAAGGCCATGGCTTCGGCACCGCGGTGGCGATCAGTGGCGCACGAATCGTCATCGGGAATCCTCTGTTCGGCTCTTCCGGAAAGACCTTCTCCTACGACATCCCGGTGCTCTCTTCGCCGCCTGCCTTCACCCTCATGTGCACCCGCGAGGGTTCACCGGGGGATGCCGTAGGCAGCGCGGTGGGAGCGATGCCTCTGCTCAGCCTTTCCGCCGCGCCTTGGTCAGACCTCGCTGCAGCGGACGGGGGTGCGGTGTTTGTCGATCGCGCCGGCGCTTATGAATTGTGGGCCGCCAGCCGGGGCGCCGCCTTCACCCAGTGGCTTCCGGAGGAAGACCCCGATGGCGACGGCCTGAGCAACCTCGGCGAATTCGGGATGGGCGGAAATCCCCTCTCCGGAAGCAGCCGGCCAGCACTGGTGATGAGCCGGACGACCTTCACCAACACGAGCACCACCTTCGCCGCCATGCGCTGGGACCGGCCGTCGCTGCCGTATTCCGTGGGCGGACTGAACTACCAGATGCGTCGTAGTTCAGATCTCTTGCGCTGGAACAATGCTTCCCCGGACGGAGGCTTGGGCTTGGGTGATCCACCTGGACGTTATTTCCGCATTCTCGGTGGGCGGGGGTTCTTCCGAATCGATTTCCAGTATCCTACAAATCCTTCCATCGCGCTCGACGTCGTCGAGTAG